In the Naumovozyma dairenensis CBS 421 chromosome 4, complete genome genome, one interval contains:
- the AIM32 gene encoding Aim32p (similar to Saccharomyces cerevisiae YML050W; ancestral locus Anc_1.498), with protein MLKPIFRNSSNVNVLRIRKSLHTKYSIISVPTIIQTKEVKDYERDINECKLCDKENKLESCLPANAKGFGLIPAYNRHVLLISPIGVSGFQWCSNLKMDGLSWPFNVIKQLQDSFRFENEGNDILINAISLQNHTWGELKLSKNENICHVLVLPDYKIYKIKKDKVEVDKFIQFLKCKPNDNMPVLWKNYEECLKDWIFICGHQQRDERCGIIGHELVPLFEKYYGDKKNIAIISHIGGHKYAGNVIYYNQIKNDDKNKELADCLWFGKVLPPNLKTLCDSLENKKIIKELYRGGVSMQK; from the coding sequence ATGCTAAAGCCGATATTCAGGAATAGTAGCAATGTTAATGTTTTGAGAATAAGAAAGTCTCTCCACACGAAATACTCGATAATAAGTGTTCCAACAATAATTCAAACAAAAGAAGTTAAGGACTATGAACGagatattaatgaatgtAAACTATGTGATAAGGAGAATAAATTAGAAAGTTGTCTTCCTGCTAATGCAAAGGGTTTTGGTTTAATCCCTGCTTATAATCGTCATGTTTTGTTGATTTCTCCTATAGGTGTTTCTGGTTTTCAATGGTGTagtaatttgaaaatggatGGATTAAGTTGGCCATTTAATGTCattaaacaattacaagattCGTTTAGATTCGAGAATGAAGggaatgatattttaataaatgCTATTTCTTTACAAAATCATACGTGGGgagaattgaaattgagtaagaatgaaaatatttgtcATGTATTGGTATTGCCTGATTATAAAATTTATAAGATTAAGAAAGATAAAGTTGAAGTAGATAAATTTatccaatttttgaaatgcaaaccaaatgataatatgCCAGTATTATGGAAGAATTACGAAGAATGTTTAAAGGATTGGATATTTATATGTGGTCATCAACAACGTGATGAACGTTGTGGTATTATCGGACATGAATTGGTCCCCTTATTTGAGAAATACTATGGggataagaaaaatattgcaATAATTTCCCATATTGGGGGTCATAAATATGCAGGAAatgttatatattataaccaaatcaaaaatgatgataagaaTAAGGAACTTGCGGATTGTTTATGGTTTGGTAAGGTGTTGCCGCCCAATTTAAAAACTTTATGTGATAGTCtcgaaaataaaaagataataaaggaATTATATAGAGGTGGAGTTTCCATgcaaaaataa
- the GAL80 gene encoding transcription regulator GAL80 (similar to Saccharomyces cerevisiae GAL80 (YML051W); ancestral locus Anc_1.500), translating to MDYNKRSSVSTVPNTGPIRVGFIGLSSFKGWAIKTHYPAILQLSSQFQITALYNPDIGTALSTIRTLKLSNATAYSTLESFASSANVDMIVLSIQVSKNFETLIPLLEYSKTNPNLKYLFVEWALACSVQEAETIYKMAAERGLQTIISLQGRKSPYILRAKELIHEGYIGDINSIEIAGNGGWYGYERLQKSPSYIYELGKGVDLVTTAFGHTIDLLQYMTGSYFSRINSMVFNNIPEQDVIDEHGNRTGQRVSKTVPDHLLFQGTLLNGNVPVSCSFKGGKPTKKFTKNLVIDIHGTKGDLKLEGDAGFAEMSNLVLYYSGIRANDYPVTNNNNSNGNDSTNNNNNGPNGYDAGKEIMEVYHLRNYNAVNGNIFRLYQSIADFHFNTKQIPHLPTQFIMQGFEFEGFPTLMDALILHRLVDNVYRSNILGSTLDVSSICRYP from the coding sequence atggaTTATAATAAGAGATCATCTGTATCGACAGTCCCCAATACAGGTCCCATAAGAGTCGGGTTTATTGGCTTGTCCTCGTTCAAAGGTTGGGCAATCAAGACACACTATCCTGCAATTCTACAATTATCATCACAATTCCAAATAACAGCTCTTTATAATCCTGATATCGGTACAGCATTATCCACTATACGAACTTTGAAATTGAGTAACGCTACTGCATATTCTACTTTAGAATCATTTGCATCTTCAGCTAATGTTGATATGATTGTCTTAAGTATACAAGTTTCTAAAAACTTTGAAACATTAATCCCATTACTAGAGTATTCGAAGACGAACccaaatttaaaatatttatttgtgGAATGGGCATTAGCATGTTCTGTACAAGAAGCTGAAACAATTTATAAGATGGCTGCTGAAAGAGGCTTACAAACAATCATATCATTACAAGGTAGAAAATCACCATATATTTTACGCgctaaagaattaattCATGAAGGTTATATTGGTGATATTAATTCCATTGAGATTGCAGGCAATGGTGGTTGGTATGGTTATGaaagattacaaaaatCTCCATCATATATTTATGAGCTGGGGAAAGGTGTTGATTTAGTCACAACAGCGTTCGGTCATACTATTGATCTTTTACAATATATGACAGgatcatatttttcaagaatcaattcaatggttttcaataatataccAGAACAAGATGTTATAGATGAACATGGGAATAGGACGGGTCAAAGAGTTTCAAAGACTGTTCCAGATCATCTTTTATTCCAAGGAACTTTATTAAACGGGAATGTACCTGTTTCATGTAGTTTTAAAGGTGGGAAACCGACAAAGAAATTTACTAAAAATTTAGTTATTGATATTCATGGAACGAAAGgtgatttgaaattagaagGTGATGCCGGATTTGCAGAAATGTCCAACcttgtattatattatagtGGTATAAGGGCCAATGATTATCCTGtaaccaataataataacagtaaTGGCAATGACtctactaataataacaataatggACCTAATGGGTACGACGCAGGTAAAGAAATAATGGAAGTTTAtcatttaagaaattataatGCAGTAAATGGTAATATTTTCCGACTTTATCAATCGATTGCAGATTTCCATTTTAATACAAAACAAATACCTCATTTACCAACTCAATTCATTATGCAaggatttgaatttgaaggATTCCCAACTTTAATGGACGCTCTGATTCTTCACCGACTAGTAGATAACGTTTATAGAAGTAATATATTAGGATCCACTTTAGATGTATCCAGTATATGTCGATAtccataa
- the SUR7 gene encoding Sur7p (similar to Saccharomyces cerevisiae SUR7 (YML052W); ancestral locus Anc_1.501) — translation MRRSLSITLRLLGLLFFAGNTLLLILIIISGTTRHYPVDRFYWVQGDTSGIPNAPNLTRWTYWGACERLDGVTHCSGNLAPAYPISPVDNFNTKVNVPSKFISNRDAFYYLTRFSFCFFWIALAFIGITFILYIFSWCSSIMLKIIFILMIFGFIFNITSVVLQTAASVMARNAFHDADRSASVGASLMGIAWASVTLCFLELGLTTYWFTTNEYNATFSSTPHLEHRHNKHRGFFHRKKDPMVDRTLNSPIPTSTAADPYAFTPNPNINATITNNNASSFVPPPQETTHKGINFFKIRRTQHLNDDDSL, via the coding sequence atgcgAAGATCGTTATCCATCACATTAAGACTTTTAGgtctattattttttgcAGGAAATACATTGCTTCTAATATTAATCATCATATCTGGGACAACAAGGCATTATCCTGTAGATAGATTTTATTGGGTTCAAGGTGATACAAGTGGGATACCCAATGCTCCAAATCTAACCAGGTGGACATACTGGGGTGCATGTGAGAGATTGGATGGCGTTACACATTGTAGTGGGAACTTAGCGCCTGCTTATCCGATTTCTCCCGTCGATAATTTTAATACAAAGGTCAATGTTCCAAGTAAGTTCATTTCAAATAGAGACGCATTTTATTACTTAACAagattttcattttgtttcttttggATTGCTCTTGCCTTTATCGGAATTACATTTATACTGTACATTTTTTCGTGGTGTTCATCGATCATGTTAAAGATTATCTtcatattaatgatatttggtttcatattcaatattacaTCTGTCGTATTACAAACAGCCGCTTCAGTAATGGCAAGAAATGCTTTCCATGATGCAGACAGAAGTGCCTCAGTGGGGGCTTCCTTAATGGGGATAGCGTGGGCAAGTGTTACTTTATGTTTTCTAGAATTAGGACTAACGACCTATTGGTTCACAACTAATGAATACAATGCCACCTTTAGTTCGACACCTCATCTAGAACATCGTCACAATAAACATCGTGGATTTTTCCATCGTAAAAAGGATCCAATGGTGGACCGAACTTTGAATTCTCCGATTCCGACTTCAACTGCAGCAGATCCTTATGCGTTCACACCGAATCCTAATATTAATGCTACaattacaaataataatgcttCTTCATTTGTTCCTCCACCACAAGAAACCACACACAAAggtattaattttttcaaaattagaagaactCAACACCTGAATGACGATGATTCTTTGTAA